From one [Ruminococcus] lactaris ATCC 29176 genomic stretch:
- a CDS encoding response regulator transcription factor has protein sequence MSKKILVVDDEKLIVKGICFSLEQEGMEVDCAYDGEEALEYAKKCEYDLVLLDVMLPKLDGFQVCQQIREFSDMPVVMLTAKSEDMDKILGLEYGADDYITKPFNILEVKARIKAIMRRTAKRKEEPAQSPMLVKGNMKIDCEGRRVFIGEKEINLTAKEFDVLELLAMNPNKVYSRENLLNLIWGYDYPGDARTVDVHIRRLREKIEMNPSEPKYVHTKWGVGYYFQG, from the coding sequence ATGAGCAAGAAGATTTTAGTTGTAGATGATGAAAAATTGATCGTGAAAGGAATCTGTTTCAGCCTGGAACAGGAAGGTATGGAAGTAGATTGTGCATATGACGGGGAAGAGGCACTGGAGTACGCAAAGAAGTGTGAGTATGATCTGGTTCTGCTGGATGTGATGCTTCCGAAACTGGATGGATTTCAGGTATGCCAGCAGATCCGGGAGTTTTCTGATATGCCGGTGGTTATGCTGACTGCAAAGAGTGAAGATATGGACAAGATCCTGGGACTTGAATATGGAGCAGATGATTATATCACGAAGCCGTTCAATATTCTGGAGGTGAAGGCAAGGATCAAGGCGATCATGCGGAGAACCGCCAAAAGAAAAGAAGAACCGGCTCAGAGTCCGATGCTTGTCAAAGGCAATATGAAGATCGACTGCGAGGGACGCAGAGTCTTTATCGGGGAGAAAGAGATCAATCTGACAGCGAAAGAATTTGATGTACTTGAGCTGCTGGCGATGAATCCGAACAAGGTCTACAGCAGGGAAAATCTTCTGAATCTTATCTGGGGATATGATTATCCGGGAGATGCAAGAACGGTTGATGTGCATATCCGTCGCCTGAGAGAAAAGATCGAGATGAATCCAAGTGAACCGAAATATGTACATACGAAGTGGGGAGTGGGTTATTATTTCCAGGGGTAA
- a CDS encoding sensor histidine kinase, producing MYIRSGEWVIISRGKFTVRLKDNIFKNLRFRVFLVVMLAGLIPGSAALLGIVKVYETRAVALRTAEIQNQCTIVTNQMSTNHYFSDTSSEVINSDLIQLTNIYNGRVMVIDEDLNVVKDTYGLDEGRMDVSENVIRCMKGESTNSYDKKNHYIEVTAPVTEIGSRHTIGVMVASVSTDSIEDSIHILYTQGGLIIGLCMILLAIVAVIFADRVVRPLRKITSAIENVSAGYSDDILHVDTYTETKNISESINKMMGRLKLLDDSREEFVSNVSHELKTPMTSMKVLADSLLEQENVPVEMYQEFMGDIAKEIDRENKIITDLLSLVKMDKKGQTLNIESMNINNLLEQILKRLRPIAQQKNVEIVMESFRPVTAEIDETKFSLAISNLVENAIKYNRDNGWVHVSLNADHKFFYIKVEDSGIGIPEEDQAYIFERFYRVDKSHSREIGGTGLGLAIARNAVIVHRGSIKVYSAEGEGTTFTVRIPLIYAAS from the coding sequence ATGTACATACGAAGTGGGGAGTGGGTTATTATTTCCAGGGGTAAATTTACGGTCAGACTAAAAGATAATATTTTTAAAAATCTGAGATTCCGGGTATTCCTGGTTGTGATGCTTGCCGGACTGATTCCCGGCAGTGCAGCATTACTGGGAATTGTGAAGGTTTATGAGACCCGTGCAGTTGCCCTCCGTACAGCAGAGATCCAGAACCAGTGTACGATTGTGACGAATCAGATGAGTACGAATCACTATTTTTCTGATACATCTTCAGAAGTGATCAATTCGGATCTGATCCAGTTGACAAACATCTATAACGGACGGGTTATGGTGATTGACGAAGATCTCAATGTAGTGAAAGATACTTACGGACTGGATGAGGGCAGGATGGATGTATCGGAAAATGTGATCCGGTGCATGAAGGGAGAAAGCACGAACAGTTACGACAAAAAGAATCATTATATTGAAGTGACTGCACCGGTGACAGAAATCGGAAGCAGACATACGATCGGTGTGATGGTGGCGAGTGTATCTACAGACAGCATCGAGGACTCTATTCATATCCTGTATACCCAGGGAGGACTGATCATCGGATTATGTATGATCCTGCTTGCGATTGTTGCGGTTATATTTGCAGACAGGGTAGTAAGACCATTGCGGAAGATTACTTCAGCGATTGAGAATGTCAGTGCAGGGTACAGTGACGATATCCTCCATGTAGATACTTATACAGAGACGAAAAATATCAGTGAGTCGATCAATAAGATGATGGGACGGCTGAAGCTTCTGGATGATTCAAGAGAAGAGTTTGTATCGAATGTATCTCATGAGCTGAAGACACCGATGACTTCAATGAAAGTCCTGGCAGATTCTCTGCTGGAGCAGGAAAATGTTCCGGTAGAGATGTATCAGGAGTTCATGGGAGATATAGCAAAAGAAATCGACCGTGAGAATAAGATCATTACAGATCTGTTATCTCTTGTAAAGATGGACAAGAAAGGGCAGACACTGAATATTGAGTCCATGAATATCAATAATCTGTTAGAGCAGATCCTGAAACGGCTCAGACCGATCGCCCAGCAGAAGAATGTTGAGATTGTAATGGAGAGTTTCCGCCCTGTTACGGCTGAGATTGACGAGACAAAATTCTCACTTGCGATTTCCAATTTAGTAGAAAATGCGATCAAATATAATCGTGACAATGGCTGGGTGCATGTCTCACTGAATGCGGACCATAAGTTCTTTTATATAAAAGTAGAAGATTCAGGGATCGGAATACCGGAAGAAGATCAGGCTTATATTTTTGAACGGTTTTATCGCGTGGATAAATCCCATTCAAGAGAAATCGGAGGAACAGGTCTGGGTCTGGCAATCGCAAGAAATGCAGTGATCGTGCATCGTGGCTCGATCAAGGTGTACAGTGCAGAGGGAGAGGGAACAACATTTACAGTGCGGATTCCTCTGATCTATGCGGCATCATAG
- a CDS encoding GerMN domain-containing protein, which yields MKRKKKKALILSVFMILLLAACSSRTNVRDGDDYIYCLNPDKTGLVKVSYEVQGEDVVEEAKDILREMQKPADETRYTPAISKKIKVQDCKLRGSILDVDFNSEYRSVKPLEEKLMRAAIVQSLLRLDGVNAVSLSVDGEPLKNADGAVIGLMNEDDFVENTGSSLSSYQSGTLTLYFANKKGDKLVEQKMDVRYSSNVPKEKLIVEKLMQGPTGNGAYPTINPDTNLLSVTIKDHVCYVNFDSTFLTSVYDVLPEITIYSLVDSIIAGTEATQVQITINGETKAVYMEKIDLSQPLEKDMDWVAVNDDE from the coding sequence ATGAAAAGGAAAAAGAAAAAAGCTCTTATTCTGAGTGTCTTCATGATCCTGCTGCTGGCAGCCTGCTCAAGCAGAACGAATGTCAGGGACGGGGATGATTATATCTACTGTCTGAATCCGGACAAGACCGGACTGGTGAAAGTCAGTTATGAGGTTCAGGGGGAGGATGTAGTCGAAGAGGCGAAAGACATTTTGAGGGAAATGCAGAAGCCGGCCGACGAGACCCGGTATACACCGGCTATTTCCAAAAAGATCAAAGTACAGGACTGCAAACTCAGGGGAAGTATCCTGGATGTTGATTTCAATAGCGAATACAGATCGGTAAAACCACTGGAAGAAAAGCTGATGCGTGCAGCAATCGTCCAGTCGCTTCTGAGACTGGACGGAGTGAATGCAGTCAGTCTTTCTGTAGACGGCGAACCGTTGAAAAATGCAGACGGAGCGGTGATCGGTCTGATGAATGAGGATGATTTTGTAGAGAATACCGGATCTTCTTTAAGCTCCTATCAAAGTGGAACGCTGACTTTGTATTTTGCAAATAAAAAAGGGGATAAGCTGGTCGAGCAAAAGATGGATGTCCGTTACAGTAGTAATGTCCCAAAAGAAAAGCTGATCGTGGAGAAGCTCATGCAGGGTCCGACGGGGAACGGGGCGTACCCGACGATCAATCCCGATACGAATCTGCTGAGTGTTACGATCAAGGATCATGTATGTTATGTAAACTTTGACAGTACCTTTCTGACGAGTGTGTATGATGTACTGCCTGAGATCACGATCTATTCTCTGGTGGACTCCATCATAGCGGGAACAGAAGCCACGCAGGTACAGATCACGATCAATGGAGAGACAAAGGCTGTCTATATGGAAAAGATCGATCTTTCGCAGCCTTTGGAAAAAGATATGGACTGGGTCGCAGTAAATGACGACGAATGA
- a CDS encoding DNA internalization-related competence protein ComEC/Rec2, protein MACLFVLAVQLARVCLLADTKDQQMTLAEEIPDGTEVSVSGTVEWVREKEKITAVCLRKNQVRYAGTILKESKLVVCIRPDQLKEQLNIGDKVIAEGEKESFDAARNPGNFDQKEYYRKQGIHVKVRADTLEKQSEKSLLYDRIKNEMWKWRKKLSGQLQTKMGSYYGGTMSAILLGEKSGLDEEMRKLYQKNGMGHLLAISGLHMSLIGMGLYSFLRKAGTSFFTAGMAGSSFLLLYTGMTGNGIASQRAWIMFAMRMGAEITGREYDALTGLAAAAVWICLRQPLYLTDAGFLLSFGAILGIILIEPVYAGEKAEKEKKEREKKPVFLKGLSASFAVNTVLMGPVLWFYYEIPVYSVILNLVVIPLLPVAMGAGLLGLGILRFSERAGGGCLNLCKAILWIYDRIGELAARLPVSRWVTGKPPLYLLVLYYGLILLICIWFYRLKERRTEKEQRKTKSRERWVGVPGILLVCLSVLLPGSCWLMHQVQGQVTVTVLDVGQGDGICIRMPGGKNCLIDGGSSDVSSVGAYRIEPYLLYCGIRNIDYAFVSHGDEDHISGIRELLQDQKLGIGIRTLVLPAEKYWDEKLKELAVLAAENGTRIAEIHAGEQVVDGTGEQKMSLRCIGPEMVLSESGNAASMVLQAEYGNFSMLLTGDVEGAGEKQLVKSGRLGKCRILKAAHHGSKNSGTEEFLDAVEPQIVLISAGRGNRYGHPHEETLERLKSRNCQVYSTQQCGAVTIQSDGKKLFFSRKCGGGGSD, encoded by the coding sequence ATGGCATGTCTGTTTGTACTGGCCGTTCAACTGGCTCGTGTCTGCCTGCTGGCAGATACGAAAGACCAGCAGATGACCCTGGCAGAAGAAATTCCTGACGGAACAGAGGTTTCCGTCAGTGGTACAGTGGAGTGGGTCAGGGAAAAAGAAAAGATAACGGCAGTCTGTCTCAGAAAAAATCAGGTGAGATACGCCGGAACCATTCTGAAAGAATCGAAATTAGTGGTCTGTATCAGACCGGATCAGCTAAAAGAACAACTGAATATAGGAGATAAAGTGATCGCGGAAGGGGAAAAGGAATCTTTTGATGCAGCACGCAATCCCGGTAATTTTGATCAGAAAGAGTATTACAGAAAGCAGGGTATTCATGTAAAGGTCAGGGCGGATACGCTGGAGAAACAATCGGAAAAATCTTTGCTGTATGACCGGATAAAAAATGAAATGTGGAAGTGGAGAAAAAAACTTTCAGGACAGCTTCAGACAAAGATGGGATCTTATTATGGCGGGACGATGAGTGCCATTTTACTGGGAGAAAAGAGCGGGCTGGATGAGGAGATGCGGAAACTGTATCAGAAAAATGGAATGGGACATCTTCTTGCGATTTCTGGCCTGCATATGTCATTGATCGGAATGGGACTCTATTCCTTTCTGCGAAAAGCCGGTACTTCCTTTTTCACTGCGGGGATGGCGGGCAGTAGTTTCCTGTTATTGTATACCGGGATGACAGGGAATGGAATTGCAAGTCAGAGGGCATGGATTATGTTTGCAATGCGAATGGGAGCAGAAATAACTGGAAGAGAATACGATGCACTGACCGGACTGGCAGCAGCCGCAGTATGGATCTGCCTGAGACAGCCGTTGTATCTGACAGATGCGGGATTTTTACTTTCTTTTGGTGCAATTTTGGGGATAATTCTGATAGAACCGGTGTATGCGGGGGAAAAAGCGGAGAAGGAAAAGAAGGAGCGGGAAAAGAAGCCGGTTTTCCTGAAAGGACTTTCAGCAAGTTTTGCAGTGAATACGGTACTGATGGGACCGGTACTCTGGTTCTATTATGAGATTCCGGTATACTCGGTCATTCTCAATCTGGTGGTAATCCCGCTCCTGCCGGTTGCCATGGGAGCAGGGCTTTTGGGGTTGGGAATCCTCCGGTTTTCAGAACGGGCAGGTGGTGGATGTCTGAATCTCTGCAAAGCAATTCTGTGGATCTATGACAGAATCGGAGAACTGGCTGCCCGGCTGCCTGTCAGCCGGTGGGTTACAGGAAAACCGCCACTGTATCTGCTTGTGCTTTACTATGGGCTGATACTATTGATCTGCATCTGGTTTTACCGGCTGAAAGAACGAAGAACAGAAAAGGAACAAAGAAAAACAAAATCGAGAGAAAGATGGGTGGGGGTGCCGGGAATCCTGCTGGTGTGTCTTAGTGTACTGCTGCCAGGAAGCTGCTGGCTGATGCATCAGGTGCAGGGGCAGGTCACAGTGACAGTACTGGATGTGGGGCAGGGAGATGGAATCTGTATCCGGATGCCGGGAGGAAAGAACTGTCTGATAGATGGTGGAAGCAGTGATGTCAGTTCCGTCGGAGCATACCGGATCGAGCCATATCTCCTTTATTGTGGAATCAGAAACATTGATTATGCATTTGTGAGTCATGGAGATGAGGATCATATCAGCGGAATCCGTGAACTGCTGCAAGATCAGAAGCTTGGGATCGGAATCAGGACGTTAGTACTTCCGGCAGAAAAATACTGGGATGAGAAATTAAAAGAGCTTGCTGTGCTGGCGGCAGAAAATGGAACAAGGATCGCAGAGATACATGCCGGAGAGCAGGTCGTGGACGGAACAGGAGAACAGAAGATGAGCCTTCGATGCATCGGCCCGGAAATGGTACTTTCCGAAAGCGGAAATGCTGCATCCATGGTACTGCAGGCAGAATATGGAAACTTTTCAATGCTTCTGACCGGAGATGTGGAAGGAGCAGGGGAGAAACAACTGGTCAAAAGTGGAAGACTCGGAAAATGCAGGATACTGAAAGCAGCACATCACGGTTCAAAAAATTCAGGTACAGAAGAGTTCCTTGATGCAGTTGAGCCGCAGATTGTTTTAATTTCAGCAGGACGGGGAAACCGTTATGGTCATCCACATGAAGAAACGCTGGAACGGTTAAAAAGCAGAAACTGTCAGGTTTATTCAACACAGCAGTGTGGAGCTGTCACGATCCAAAGTGATGGAAAGAAACTGTTTTTCAGCAGAAAATGTGGTGGCGGTGGCAGTGACTGA
- the holA gene encoding DNA polymerase III subunit delta: MKKLNEDFKSGKFEQVYLLYGEEGYLKKQYKKRFIKAMIPEGDTMNYAHYEGKNIPVKEVIDLAETMPFFAEKRLIVFENTGFFKTAAGAELADYIKEMPETTYFIFVEEEVDKRNKLYKAVNTKGYAAALTMQDEEVLKRWIGQILRREGKEMSGATISYFLGKVGTDMENIQRELEKVICYGIDKATLTREEIDAVCVTQLSNHIFDMVDAVAAGNQRKALDLYYELIALKEPPMRILYMLTRQYRSLYFVKALMNQGYGKKEIASKAGLHPFVVGKSMVQCKRFRMGQLRQSMEEGAGLEQAVKTGTLSENLAVELFIVKQSEKR; this comes from the coding sequence ATGAAAAAGTTGAATGAAGATTTTAAGAGTGGAAAATTTGAGCAGGTATATCTTTTATATGGTGAAGAGGGATACCTGAAGAAGCAATATAAAAAGCGGTTTATCAAGGCGATGATCCCGGAGGGCGATACGATGAATTATGCCCATTATGAGGGAAAGAATATTCCGGTCAAAGAGGTGATTGATCTGGCTGAGACGATGCCTTTTTTTGCGGAAAAAAGGCTCATCGTATTTGAAAATACCGGATTTTTCAAGACTGCGGCAGGAGCAGAACTGGCAGATTATATCAAAGAGATGCCGGAGACAACCTATTTTATTTTTGTAGAAGAGGAAGTCGACAAGCGGAATAAGCTTTATAAGGCTGTGAATACAAAAGGATACGCAGCCGCACTGACCATGCAGGATGAAGAGGTCCTGAAAAGGTGGATCGGGCAGATCTTACGCAGAGAAGGAAAAGAAATGTCCGGAGCGACCATCTCTTATTTCCTTGGAAAAGTCGGAACGGATATGGAAAATATCCAGAGAGAGCTGGAGAAAGTCATATGCTATGGGATTGACAAAGCTACACTTACCAGGGAAGAGATTGATGCAGTGTGTGTAACGCAGCTTTCCAACCATATTTTTGATATGGTGGATGCGGTAGCGGCGGGGAATCAGAGAAAGGCACTGGATCTTTATTATGAGCTGATCGCACTGAAAGAACCGCCGATGCGGATTTTGTATATGCTGACGAGGCAGTACCGAAGCCTTTATTTTGTAAAAGCATTGATGAATCAGGGGTATGGGAAAAAAGAAATTGCATCCAAAGCCGGACTGCATCCGTTTGTAGTCGGGAAAAGTATGGTACAGTGTAAGCGGTTCAGGATGGGACAGCTCAGGCAGAGTATGGAAGAAGGTGCCGGACTGGAACAGGCTGTGAAGACCGGAACTTTAAGTGAAAATCTGGCGGTGGAGCTTTTTATAGTGAAGCAGTCAGAAAAGAGATAA
- the lepA gene encoding translation elongation factor 4: MSTIDQNHIRNFCIIAHIDHGKSTLADRIIEMTGLLTSREMQSQVLDNMDLERERGITIKAQAVRTVYRADDGEEYLFNLIDTPGHVDFNYEVSRSLAACDGAILVVDAAQGVEAQTLANVYLALDHDLDVMPVINKIDLPSAEPERVKEEIEDVIGIDAEDAPLISAKTGLNVHEVLEQIVKKIPSPVGDPDAPLQALIFDSKYDSYKGVIVFCRIKEGTVRKETPMLMMATGARAEVVEVGTFGAGQFIPCDELEAGMVGYITASLKNVKDTRVGDTITNAERPCAEPLPGYKKVNPMVYCGLYPADGAKYPDLRDALEKLQLNDAALQFEAETSVALGFGFRCGFLGLLHLEIIQERLEREYNLDLVTTAPSVIYKIHKTNGEVIDLTNPTNMPDLSEIEYMEEPMVKAEIMVTSEYIGAIMDLCQERRGVYQGMEYIEETRAVLTYHLPLNEIIYDFFDALKSRSRGYASFDYEMLGYERSELVKLDILINKEEVDALSFIVFEGSAYERGRKMCEKLKEEIPRQLFEIPIQAAVGSKIIARETVKAMRKDVLAKCYGGDISRKKKLLEKQKEGKKRMRQVGNVEIPQSAFMSVLKLDDN, from the coding sequence TTGTCAACGATTGATCAGAATCATATAAGGAACTTTTGTATCATTGCACATATCGATCATGGAAAATCCACACTGGCAGACCGTATCATTGAGATGACGGGACTGCTCACAAGCCGTGAGATGCAGTCACAGGTGCTGGATAATATGGATCTTGAGAGGGAGCGTGGAATCACGATCAAGGCACAGGCAGTGCGTACAGTTTACCGGGCAGACGACGGAGAGGAGTATCTTTTCAATTTGATTGATACACCGGGACATGTGGATTTTAATTATGAAGTTTCGCGAAGTCTGGCGGCCTGTGACGGAGCAATCCTGGTAGTCGATGCGGCACAGGGGGTTGAGGCTCAGACGCTGGCAAATGTATATCTGGCACTGGATCATGATCTGGATGTGATGCCGGTCATCAACAAGATTGATCTGCCAAGTGCAGAGCCGGAGCGTGTAAAAGAAGAGATTGAGGATGTCATTGGAATTGATGCGGAAGATGCACCGTTGATCTCAGCGAAGACAGGACTGAACGTGCATGAAGTCCTGGAGCAGATTGTGAAAAAGATTCCGTCACCGGTAGGAGATCCGGATGCACCACTGCAGGCACTGATCTTTGATTCTAAATATGATTCTTATAAAGGAGTCATTGTCTTCTGCAGGATCAAAGAGGGAACGGTCAGAAAGGAAACTCCGATGCTGATGATGGCGACCGGGGCGAGAGCTGAGGTTGTGGAAGTCGGAACATTTGGTGCGGGACAGTTCATTCCATGCGATGAACTGGAAGCAGGAATGGTCGGATATATTACGGCAAGTCTGAAAAATGTAAAAGATACCCGTGTGGGAGATACGATCACGAATGCAGAGCGGCCATGTGCTGAACCATTGCCGGGATATAAAAAAGTAAATCCTATGGTTTATTGTGGACTGTATCCTGCAGATGGAGCTAAATACCCGGATCTGAGAGATGCACTTGAAAAGCTGCAGCTCAATGATGCAGCATTGCAGTTTGAGGCAGAAACTTCTGTTGCATTGGGATTTGGATTCCGTTGTGGATTTTTAGGACTGCTTCATCTGGAGATCATTCAGGAGCGTCTTGAGAGAGAATATAATCTGGATCTTGTAACAACTGCACCGAGTGTTATTTATAAGATCCATAAGACAAACGGGGAAGTTATTGACCTGACAAATCCGACCAATATGCCTGATCTGTCAGAAATTGAATATATGGAAGAACCGATGGTAAAAGCGGAGATCATGGTAACATCTGAATATATCGGAGCCATCATGGATCTTTGTCAGGAACGTCGCGGAGTTTATCAGGGCATGGAATATATCGAAGAGACAAGAGCTGTGCTGACCTATCATCTGCCATTAAATGAGATTATTTATGATTTCTTTGATGCATTGAAATCGCGTTCCAGAGGTTATGCATCCTTTGATTATGAAATGCTGGGATATGAGCGTTCAGAACTTGTGAAACTGGATATCCTGATCAATAAAGAAGAAGTGGATGCACTTTCCTTTATTGTTTTTGAGGGAAGTGCTTATGAACGTGGAAGAAAGATGTGCGAGAAGCTGAAAGAAGAAATCCCACGTCAGCTCTTTGAGATCCCGATCCAGGCAGCAGTCGGAAGTAAGATCATAGCACGTGAGACAGTAAAAGCAATGAGAAAGGATGTTCTTGCCAAGTGCTACGGCGGTGATATTTCCCGTAAGAAGAAACTTCTGGAGAAGCAGAAGGAAGGTAAAAAGAGAATGCGTCAGGTAGGAAATGTTGAGATTCCGCAGAGTGCATTTATGAGTGTCCTGAAGCTGGACGATAACTAA
- the hemW gene encoding radical SAM family heme chaperone HemW, giving the protein MNNMKKRDLELYLHIPFCVKKCNYCDFFSAAGSREEQEAYVQAMIQEIRGYKDSLHSYEVKTVFLGGGTPSLLSERQAEELFQSLYDSFTIQKDAEITMEVNPGTVNLEKLKQYKAAGVNRLSLGLQSARNEELQRLGRIHTYEDFLATWNFTEKAGFENRNIDLMSELPGQTMESWEDTLEKVIALEPEHISAYSLILEEGTRFYHWYQEGKFDSGEWKLPSEEEEYRMGEWTIERLAKAGMERYEISNYARTGQECRHNLGYWDRVEYLGIGAGASSLLRNRRFSHIRNRKTYIEAIHEKQPIETEEELLSEESQMEEFMYLGLRKVNGISKEKFERTFQKPISEVYGTVIEHFQAEHLLECKGDRIFLSRRGMDVSNYVLAEFLLGE; this is encoded by the coding sequence ATGAATAATATGAAAAAAAGAGATTTGGAACTGTATCTTCACATTCCTTTCTGTGTAAAAAAATGCAACTACTGTGATTTTTTCTCAGCAGCAGGAAGCAGAGAAGAGCAGGAAGCATATGTGCAGGCAATGATACAGGAAATACGCGGTTATAAAGACAGTCTTCACTCTTATGAGGTGAAGACTGTCTTTCTCGGAGGAGGAACACCATCCCTTCTGTCAGAAAGGCAGGCAGAAGAGCTTTTTCAAAGTCTGTATGATAGTTTTACAATTCAGAAAGATGCTGAGATCACGATGGAAGTGAATCCTGGTACAGTGAACCTGGAAAAGCTGAAGCAGTATAAAGCAGCAGGTGTGAACCGTCTAAGTCTTGGGTTACAGTCAGCCCGGAATGAAGAACTGCAAAGACTGGGAAGAATACACACGTATGAAGATTTCCTTGCTACGTGGAACTTTACAGAAAAGGCAGGATTTGAGAACCGGAATATTGATCTGATGTCGGAACTTCCGGGACAGACGATGGAGTCATGGGAAGATACGCTGGAAAAAGTGATCGCTCTTGAACCGGAGCATATATCGGCATACAGTCTGATCCTGGAAGAGGGAACAAGATTTTATCATTGGTATCAGGAAGGAAAGTTTGATTCCGGTGAATGGAAACTCCCGTCGGAGGAAGAAGAATATCGGATGGGGGAATGGACAATAGAACGGCTTGCAAAGGCGGGAATGGAACGTTATGAAATTTCAAATTATGCAAGAACAGGACAGGAATGCAGGCATAACCTGGGGTACTGGGACAGAGTGGAGTATCTTGGGATTGGTGCAGGTGCATCCTCTCTTCTCAGAAACAGAAGGTTTTCACATATAAGGAACAGAAAGACTTATATAGAAGCAATCCATGAAAAACAACCCATTGAAACAGAGGAAGAACTTTTGTCAGAAGAGTCTCAGATGGAAGAATTTATGTATCTGGGCTTACGGAAAGTGAATGGAATTTCAAAAGAAAAATTTGAGCGAACCTTTCAGAAACCGATCAGTGAAGTATATGGAACTGTCATAGAACACTTCCAGGCAGAACATTTATTAGAATGTAAGGGAGATCGCATTTTTCTGTCTCGCAGAGGGATGGATGTAAGTAATTACGTGCTGGCGGAGTTTTTGCTGGGAGAATAA
- the hrcA gene encoding heat-inducible transcriptional repressor HrcA, which yields MAMDEALTERKLTILKAIIQNYLETGEPVGSRTLSKYTDLKLSSATIRNEMADLEDLGYIFQPHTSAGRIPSDKGYRFYVDLLMEKKEQEISEREDALLEKTDKVEKVLQQAAKVLASNTNYATMVSTPVNSRNTLKFIQLSQVDEEQIVAVIVLGGNVIKNKIIEVGETLSNENLLKLNMLLNTTLNGLSIDQITLGLIARLKEQAGIHSEVIGHVLDAVAEIIHVDNDMEIYTSGATNIFKYPELSDKQSAQEIISAFEEKQQLADLVTETLASEENHGIQVYIGDEAPVKTMKDCSVVTATYELGEGMKGTIGIIGPKRMDYEHVMKTLKTLQSELDAIYNKEPKG from the coding sequence ATGGCAATGGATGAAGCATTGACAGAAAGAAAACTTACTATATTAAAAGCTATCATTCAGAATTATCTGGAGACCGGTGAACCGGTTGGTTCAAGAACTCTTTCAAAGTACACTGACCTGAAGCTCAGTTCAGCTACGATTCGCAATGAGATGGCGGATCTTGAGGATCTTGGATATATTTTCCAGCCACATACTTCTGCAGGAAGGATACCGTCGGATAAAGGCTATCGGTTCTATGTGGATCTGCTGATGGAGAAAAAAGAACAGGAGATCAGTGAACGTGAGGATGCTCTTCTTGAGAAGACTGACAAAGTAGAAAAAGTATTGCAGCAGGCAGCAAAAGTTCTTGCCTCCAATACCAATTATGCAACGATGGTTTCGACTCCGGTCAACAGTCGCAATACTTTGAAGTTCATTCAGCTTTCCCAGGTGGATGAAGAGCAGATCGTAGCGGTGATCGTACTCGGTGGAAATGTAATTAAGAATAAAATTATTGAAGTAGGCGAAACCTTAAGTAATGAGAACCTGTTGAAGCTGAATATGCTTCTGAATACAACACTGAACGGACTGTCGATCGATCAGATCACATTGGGACTGATCGCCAGGTTAAAAGAGCAGGCAGGAATCCACAGTGAAGTGATCGGACACGTTCTGGATGCAGTTGCCGAGATTATTCATGTAGATAATGATATGGAGATCTATACAAGTGGTGCGACAAATATTTTCAAGTATCCGGAGTTGAGTGATAAGCAGAGTGCACAGGAGATCATCAGTGCTTTTGAAGAAAAGCAGCAGTTGGCAGATCTGGTCACAGAGACGCTTGCCAGTGAGGAAAATCACGGGATTCAGGTTTATATCGGAGATGAAGCTCCGGTGAAGACGATGAAAGACTGCAGCGTGGTAACAGCCACATATGAACTTGGAGAAGGCATGAAGGGAACGATTGGAATTATCGGTCCGAAAAGAATGGATTATGAACATGTCATGAAGACGCTGAAGACCCTGCAAAGTGAGTTGGATGCGATTTATAATAAAGAACCAAAAGGATAG